A single region of the Enterobacter cloacae complex sp. R_G8 genome encodes:
- the purL gene encoding phosphoribosylformylglycinamidine synthase yields the protein MMEILRGSPALSAFRINKLLARFQAADLPVSNIYAEYVHFADLNAPLNAEERVQLERLLKYGPSLSSHTPTGKLILATPRPGTISPWSSKATDIAHNCGLNQINRLERGVAYYVEASTLSDAQWQAVAAELHDRMMESVFASLDDAQKLFSHHQPAPVQSVDLLGQGRQALIDANLRLGLALAEDEIDYLQDAFVKLNRNPNDIELYMFAQANSEHCRHKIFNADWIIDGEQQPKSLFKMIKNTMEKTPDHVLSAYKDNAAVMEGSEVGRFFADREAGRYDFHQEPAHILMKVETHNHPTAISPWPGAATGSGGEIRDEGATGRGAKPKAGLVGFSVSNLRIPGFEQPWEEDFGKPERIVTALDIMTEGPLGGAAFNNEFGRPALNGYFRTYEEKVDSHNGEELRGYHKPIMLAGGIGNIRADHVQKGEIVVGAKLIVLGGPAMNIGLGGGAASSMTSGQSDADLDFASVQRDNPEMERRCQEVIDRCWQLGDANPILFIHDVGAGGLSNAMPELVSDGGRGGRFNLRDILSDEPGMSPLEIWCNESQERYVLAVAADQLPLFDELCRRERAPYAVIGEATEEKHLTLSDTHFDNQPIDLPLDVLLGKTPKMTRDVQTRKAAGNALDRQGITVAEAVNRVLHLPAVAEKTFLVTIGDRTVTGMVSRDQMVGPWQIPVANCAVTTASLDSYYGEAMALGERTPVALLDFAASARLAVGEALTNIAATQIGDIKRIKLSANWMAAAGHPGEDAGLYEAVKAVGEELCPALGLTIPVGKDSMSMKTRWQEGNEQREMTSPLSLIISAFARVEDVRHTVTPQLSTEDNALLLIDLGKGHNALGATALAQVYRQLGDKPADVRDVAQLKGFYDAIQALVAQRKLLAYHDRSDGGLLVTLAEMAFTGHCGVEANIATLGEDRLAALFNEELGAVIQVRAADRDAVEALLAQHGLADCVHYLGKAVQGDRFVIEADGHAVFSESRTTLRMWWAETTWQMQRLRDNPECADQEHNAKANDNDPGLNVKLSFDINEDIAAPYIATGARPKVAVLREQGVNSHVEMAAAFHRAGFDAIDVHMSDLLAGRTGLEDFQALVACGGFSYGDVLGAGEGWAKSILFNSRVRDEFESFFHRPQTLALGVCNGCQMMSNLRELIPGSEAWPRFVRNQSDRFEARFSLVEVTQSPSLLLQGMVGSQMPIAVSHGEGQVEVRDAAHLAQLESKGLVALRFVDNFGKVTETYPANPNGSANGITAVTSESGRATIMMPHPERVFRTVSNSWHPENWGEDSPWMRIFRNARKQLG from the coding sequence ATGATGGAAATTCTGCGTGGTTCGCCTGCACTGTCTGCCTTCCGTATTAACAAACTGCTGGCACGTTTTCAGGCAGCCGACCTTCCGGTAAGCAATATTTACGCTGAGTATGTCCATTTTGCTGACCTGAATGCCCCCCTGAATGCAGAGGAGCGCGTACAGCTGGAACGCCTGCTCAAGTATGGCCCAAGCCTGAGCAGCCATACCCCAACCGGTAAACTGATTCTTGCGACGCCTCGTCCAGGCACCATCTCCCCCTGGTCTTCCAAAGCGACTGACATCGCACACAACTGTGGTCTGAACCAGATTAACCGTCTGGAACGCGGCGTGGCGTACTATGTTGAAGCCTCCACCCTGAGCGACGCGCAGTGGCAGGCGGTGGCCGCAGAGCTGCATGACCGCATGATGGAGAGCGTGTTTGCTTCTCTGGATGATGCGCAGAAACTTTTCTCCCACCATCAGCCTGCGCCAGTCCAGAGCGTGGATTTGCTGGGGCAAGGCCGTCAGGCGCTGATTGACGCCAACCTGCGTCTCGGCCTGGCACTGGCAGAAGACGAGATCGACTACCTGCAGGATGCGTTCGTTAAGCTGAACCGTAATCCGAACGATATCGAACTGTATATGTTCGCGCAGGCTAACTCCGAGCACTGCCGCCACAAGATTTTCAACGCCGACTGGATTATTGACGGCGAACAGCAGCCGAAGTCGCTGTTCAAAATGATCAAAAACACCATGGAGAAAACCCCTGACCACGTGCTGTCTGCCTATAAAGACAACGCTGCGGTGATGGAAGGTTCCGAGGTGGGCCGCTTCTTCGCCGATCGCGAAGCAGGGCGCTATGATTTCCATCAGGAGCCGGCGCATATCCTGATGAAAGTGGAAACTCACAACCACCCGACGGCGATCTCTCCGTGGCCGGGTGCGGCGACCGGTTCCGGCGGCGAAATCCGTGACGAAGGGGCGACGGGCCGTGGTGCTAAACCAAAAGCGGGTCTGGTCGGTTTCTCCGTCTCCAACCTGCGTATCCCGGGCTTTGAACAGCCGTGGGAAGAAGATTTCGGCAAGCCAGAGCGTATTGTGACCGCGCTGGATATCATGACCGAAGGCCCACTGGGCGGCGCGGCATTCAACAACGAATTTGGTCGTCCGGCACTGAACGGTTACTTCCGTACCTATGAAGAGAAAGTGGACAGCCACAACGGCGAAGAGCTGCGCGGCTACCACAAGCCGATCATGCTGGCGGGCGGGATCGGTAACATTCGTGCCGATCACGTGCAGAAAGGTGAGATCGTCGTCGGTGCGAAGCTGATCGTCCTCGGTGGGCCGGCGATGAACATCGGTCTGGGCGGCGGTGCGGCCTCTTCAATGACGTCCGGTCAGTCTGACGCGGATCTCGACTTTGCCTCCGTTCAGCGCGACAACCCTGAAATGGAGCGTCGTTGCCAGGAAGTGATCGACCGCTGCTGGCAGCTGGGTGATGCTAACCCGATCCTCTTTATTCACGACGTTGGGGCGGGTGGCCTGTCCAACGCCATGCCGGAGCTGGTGAGCGACGGGGGGCGCGGCGGGCGTTTCAACCTGCGCGACATTCTGAGCGATGAGCCGGGCATGAGCCCGCTGGAGATCTGGTGTAACGAATCCCAGGAACGTTATGTGCTGGCCGTCGCAGCCGATCAGCTGCCGCTGTTTGACGAGCTGTGCCGTCGAGAGCGCGCTCCGTATGCCGTCATCGGTGAAGCGACTGAAGAGAAACACCTGACCCTGAGCGATACCCATTTCGACAACCAGCCAATCGACCTGCCGCTGGACGTGCTGCTCGGCAAAACGCCGAAGATGACCCGCGACGTACAGACCCGCAAAGCGGCGGGCAACGCGCTGGATCGTCAGGGCATTACCGTAGCAGAGGCGGTGAATCGCGTGCTGCACCTGCCTGCGGTGGCAGAGAAAACCTTCCTGGTCACCATCGGCGACCGTACCGTGACCGGCATGGTCTCGCGCGATCAGATGGTAGGTCCGTGGCAGATCCCGGTGGCGAACTGCGCCGTGACCACCGCGAGCCTCGACAGCTACTACGGTGAGGCGATGGCGCTGGGCGAACGTACCCCGGTAGCGCTGCTGGACTTCGCGGCCTCTGCTCGTCTGGCCGTCGGTGAAGCGCTGACCAACATCGCCGCGACGCAGATTGGCGATATCAAACGTATCAAACTGTCCGCGAACTGGATGGCCGCTGCCGGTCACCCGGGCGAAGACGCAGGCCTGTATGAAGCCGTTAAAGCGGTGGGTGAAGAGCTCTGTCCTGCACTCGGCCTGACCATTCCGGTGGGTAAAGACTCCATGTCGATGAAAACCCGCTGGCAGGAAGGCAACGAGCAGCGCGAAATGACTTCGCCGCTGTCGCTGATCATCTCCGCGTTTGCCCGTGTGGAAGATGTGCGCCATACCGTGACCCCACAGCTGTCGACCGAAGACAACGCCCTGCTGCTGATTGACCTGGGTAAAGGTCACAACGCGCTGGGTGCCACCGCGCTGGCACAGGTTTACCGTCAGCTGGGTGATAAACCGGCTGACGTGCGTGATGTGGCGCAGTTAAAAGGCTTCTACGACGCCATTCAGGCGCTGGTGGCGCAGCGTAAACTGCTGGCCTACCACGACCGTTCCGACGGCGGCCTGCTGGTGACCCTGGCAGAGATGGCCTTCACCGGACACTGCGGTGTTGAAGCGAATATCGCGACGCTTGGCGAAGATCGTCTGGCGGCACTGTTTAACGAAGAGCTGGGCGCGGTGATTCAGGTGCGTGCGGCAGATCGTGACGCGGTTGAAGCCTTGCTGGCTCAGCATGGCCTGGCAGACTGCGTACACTACCTGGGTAAAGCCGTTCAGGGTGACCGTTTCGTGATTGAAGCAGACGGCCATGCGGTGTTCAGCGAAAGCCGCACCACGCTGCGTATGTGGTGGGCGGAAACCACCTGGCAGATGCAACGCCTGCGTGATAACCCGGAATGTGCCGATCAGGAACACAATGCCAAGGCCAACGACAACGATCCTGGCCTGAACGTGAAGCTCTCCTTCGACATCAACGAAGACATCGCTGCGCCGTACATTGCGACTGGCGCGCGCCCGAAAGTCGCCGTGCTGCGTGAGCAGGGCGTTAACTCCCACGTTGAGATGGCTGCAGCCTTCCACCGTGCAGGCTTTGATGCCATCGACGTTCACATGAGTGACCTGCTGGCAGGTCGCACCGGTCTGGAAGATTTCCAGGCGCTGGTGGCGTGCGGCGGTTTCTCCTACGGTGACGTACTGGGCGCGGGTGAAGGCTGGGCGAAGTCCATTCTCTTCAACAGCCGCGTGCGCGATGAGTTCGAAAGCTTCTTCCATCGTCCGCAAACCCTGGCGCTCGGCGTGTGTAACGGCTGCCAGATGATGTCCAACCTGCGCGAGTTGATCCCGGGTAGCGAAGCCTGGCCTCGCTTTGTGCGTAACCAGTCCGACCGCTTTGAAGCGCGTTTCAGCCTGGTGGAAGTGACTCAAAGCCCGTCTCTGTTGCTGCAGGGAATGGTAGGGTCGCAGATGCCAATCGCCGTTTCTCACGGTGAAGGTCAGGTTGAAGTGCGTGATGCTGCCCATCTGGCTCAGCTTGAGAGCAAGGGCCTGGTGGCGCTGCGCTTTGTCGATAACTTCGGCAAGGTGACGGAAACCTACCCGGCTAACCCGAACGGTTCTGCCAACGGTATTACGGCGGTGACCAGCGAAAGCGGCCGTGCGACCATCATGATGCCACACCCGGAGCGCGTGTTCCGTACCGTGAGCAACTCCTGGCACCCGGAAAACTGGGGCGAGGACAGCCCGTGGATGCGTATCTTCCGCAACGCGCGTAAACAGTTGGGTTAA